The DNA sequence CGCTTCGAACACATGGCCGGTGGTGCAGCGCAGATCGAAGACGATCATCGCACCACCTCCACCGCAGGGATCGCGCGGCGGTGCGCGATCGCGGGCACGCGCGAACGCACCTCCACAACCCGCGCCGGATCGATCTCGGTAACGCCCAGCCCAGCCCCCTCGCCCATGTCGAGCAGCACCTCACCCCAGGGATCGACTGCCAGGCTGTGGCCATAGGTCGCGCGGCCGTCTTCATGCTCGCCCGCCTGCGCCGCGGCGATCAGATGGACGCCGGCCTCGATCGCCCGCGCGCGCAACAGGACATGCCAATGCGCCGCGCCGGTCGGGCGGGTGAACGCCGCCGGCACCGACAGCAGGGTCGCGCCGGCATCGGTCAGCGCGCGGAACAGGTCGGGGAAGCGCAGGTCGTAGCAGATCGCCAGGCCAAGCGTGCCGAGTGGGGTCGCCACCACCACGGCGCCCGTCCCGGGCGCATAGGCATCGGATTCGCGCCAACGCTCGCCGGTCGGCAGATCGACGTCGAACAAATGCAGCTTGTCATAGCGCGCGCGGATCGCACCGTTGCCGTCGATCACGAAGCCGCGGTTGACGAAGCGGTCGTCCGTTTCCCCTCTGAGCGCCAGCGACCCGAGATGCACCCAGATGCCGTGCTTCGCCGCGGCCTCGCGCACTGCGGCAAGCACGCGATCGTCCGTCTCGGTCATGATGTTCCCCGCCGCCCGCTCGCGATCGCGATCGACCAGCCCCGACATCTCGGGCGTGAACAGCATCGTCGCGCCGCCCGCCGCCGCCTGTGCGACGCCGTCTGCCAGCGTGCGCGCATTGGCGAGCGGATCGATCCCGCTCGTCATCTGAAGGATCGCGGCCTTCATTGCCCGAGCAGCGCGTCCAGCCTGCCCTCGCGTTCGAGCGCGACGAGATCGTCCGACCCGCCGATATGCGCGCCATCGATGAAAATCTGCGGCACGGTGGTGCGGCCACTGGCACGCTGGATCATCTCCTGCCGCCTGGGCCCGCCCATCGTCAGGTCGAACTCCTCATAGTCGGCGCCCTTGCTGTCGAGCAGCGCCTTGGCCCGCGCGCAGAAGCCGCAGAACGCCTTGGTATAGATTTCGATCTTCGCCATCACCCTCTGAGGTGAGAGCCCGGCCCGCGCTTGTCAATCGGCCGCATTGGGATCGAGCACGCGCGCCCAGCACAGGACCGCCACCCGCGCCGCGCCCGCGCGCTTGAGCACGCGCACGCAGGCGTCGGTGGTCGCGCCGCTGGTGAAGACATCGTCGACCAGCACGACCGACCGGCCCTTCACCCGCTCCCGCACACCGGGCGCGGCCGCGAAGGCGCCAGCGACCGCCTTCGCCCGTCCCCGCGCGCCGAGCCCGCGCAGCACCGGCGTTGCCTTCACCCGGCGTAGCAGATCCAGTTCGGCGGGGATGCCGCGCAGCCGCGAAAGCTCGCGCGCGATCAGCGCCGCCTGGTTGAAGCCGCGCCCCCAGATGCGCCAGCGGTGGAGCGGCACCGGCACCAGCAACTCGGCGCCCTCGGGCATCAGCCGCGCCATCAGCCGTGCGGCGGTGGCGGCATAGGCGGTGCGTCCGCCATATTTGAGCTTGAGAACGAGCGTGCGTGTGGCCGGGCCGTACGCCACCGCGGCGCGGATGCCGTCGTGCACCGGCGGCTCGGCGAGGCATGGGCCGCAGAGTGCCTCCGCGCCGCGATCGAACTCGAACGGCAGGTTGCACGCAGTGCACCAGGGCGGCGCGATCAGCGTGAATTGTCCCCAGCATCGCGCACAGAAGCGGTGGTCGGCCTCGACCACCTCGCTACAGCCCGGACAGCGCGGCGGGAGCGCCAGCGCGATGAGCTTCAGGATCGGTTCGCGTGCCCCCACGGCGCTTCTTGTCGCGCGGCGACGAAACCGGCACAAGCCGCCCCGTGACCTCCGCCGTAATCCCGCCCGAAATCTTCGACCGCGTCCGCCGCCACGCCCGTCGCGACCGCGCCGCCCCGCACTTCGCCGACGCCGCGTTCATACGCGACTGGATGCTGGAGGGGATCACCGAACGGCTCGACGCGGTGCGCCGCGACTTCACCGAGGTGCTCGACCTCGGCTGCTTCGACGGCGGTTTCATCCCGCCACCCGGTGCACGGGTGACGCGGATCGACGCGGGCGCGCGCTTCGCCGCGATGGCTGGCGGCATCCAGGGCGAGGAGGACCAGCCGCATTTCCCCGACGCCAGCTTCGATCTCGTCGTCGCCGCGGGCAGCCTCGACACCGTCAACGACCTGCCCGGCGCATTGGCGCTAATCCGCCGCGCGTTGCGGCCCGACGGGCTGTTCCTCGGCGCATTCCTCGGCGGTTCGACCCTTTCGACTCTGCGCGCCGTGCTGCTCGAGGCCGAGGCCGACCGCCCGGCAGCGCGCGTCCATCCGCAGATCGACGTGCGCGCCGCGGGCGACCTGCTGATGCGCGCCGGCTTCGCGCTGCCCGTCGCGGACGTCGAGACCCTCGACGTCCGCTATGCAAGTCTATTCGACCTGGTCCGCGACCTGCGCGGCATGGCGGGCACGAGCCTGCTGCCATCCTCGCCCCCGCTGTCCCGCGCCATCGTGGCGCGCGCCGCCGCGGCATTCGGCGCGCGCGCCGATGCAGAAGGACGGACGACCGAGCGCTTCGACGCGATCTTCGTGACCGGCTGGGCGCCCGATCCCTCGCAGCCGCAGCCGGCACGCCGCGGCTCCGCGACCGCCTCGCTCGCCGCCGCGCTGAAACCCTAGATCAGCGCCTCGAGCAGGCCGATCAGCGGCATGTCCGCAGGCGGCATCTCCAGCCGGTGCAGCTCGAGCGGGCGCACCCATTTGAGCGCCGTCGCGTGTTGCGGCTGCGGCACCCCGCTCCATTTGCGTAGCGCGTAGAGGAGAAGCAGCAAATGCCGCTCGCCCAGCGCCTCGCTGGCGAAGGTCGCGGGGGCGAGGCAGGCGCGCTCGACGCCGATGCCGAGCTCCTCCTCCAGCTCGCGGCACAGCGCGGCTTCGGGCAGCTCGCCGGGATCGACCTTGCCGCCGGGGAATTCCCACAGCCCGGCCATCGGTTTGCCTGGCGGCCGCTGCTGCACCAGCACGCGGCCGTCGCCGTCGACCAGCGCTGCCGCGACCACCATCAACAGTCCGGGCTTGGGCAGACCCGATCTCAATGTCTCCGAATCGGAGCTTCCAGTTTGCAACATCGACATTTCGTTAATCTTGAATCCCTAGATTCCGGTAATCCCGATTGGAGAAGATGCGTCCATGCGTGCGCTGAAGACATTGCCTGGACGCCTTGTGCGCTGTCCGCTGGTCCGTTGCCAGCGCGCCGCGACCGCGGTCGAATATGGCCTGATCCTCGCGCTCATCGTCCTCGCCATGATGCTGGCGCTGATCGAACTCGCCGGCACCACCACGGGCATGTGGAACAACGTCAGCGCCGCGGTGCAAGGCGCCCGCTGATTCCCCTGCACGTCCCGGCGCATCTAAGTCCTTTGTTAACTTCCGCCCCGTAATTTCCGTGGTTGCTGGACCGGGGGGCTTCATCCCGCGTGCAGCCGGGTAACTGAAGTTGTGAACAGGATGGAGACCGGTATGAACACGATTCGCAAGATTTTCGGCAACAAGAAGGGCGCGACCGCCATCGAGTACGGCCTCATCGCCGCGCTCATCGCCGTCGCCGCGATTGCCGCGATGCAGGGCCTGGGCAACCAGCTCAAGACCACTTTCGGCAACGTTTCGTCGAACATGAAGGCGTCGTAAGACCCTTTCGACAAAACCAAAGACCGGGGCGGCGGGACGAGAGTTCCGCCGCCCCATCTATTTTCGACTTCATTGTTACTTGAGCGTAACGATATTACCAATCGATTTAGGATGCGTGTTTAGCACCCCGCAAGCCGCACCGTGCAAGATTGTCGTGCCAGCGCCGTAATGACACGTGCGCTCAGCGGGGGAATGTCGATGGTTCGCGCACTTTTCCGTAGTCGCAAGGGAGCGACTGCAATCGAGTATGGACTGATTGCGGCGCTTATCGCCGTCGCCGCGATCGCGGCGATGCAGGGGCTGGGCAATCAGCTCACCACGACCTTCAGCAACGTCTCGTCGAACATGAAGGCGTCGTAAGGCCGTTCAGGTTCCGAAATCGGGGGGCGGCGAGCTTGGGTTCGCCGCCCCTTTTCCTTGTCAGGCGCGGCCCATCGCCAGGAACTTGACGCGGCGGCTCTGGCGCAGCGCCGTGGCGCCCTGCCCGGCAAGCTCGCCGAGCGCCGCCTCGATCGCGTCGCCGAGCGAATCGATCGCGGCATCACGGTCGCGATGCGCCCCGCCCAGCGGCTCGGGCACGATCGTGTCGATCACGCCCAGTTCCTTGAGGTGCTGCGCAGTCACCTTCATCGCCTCGGCCGCCTCGGGCGCCTTGTCCGCGGTGCGCCACAGGATCGAGGCGCAGCCCTCGGGCGAGATCACCGAATAGACCGCATGCTCCATCATCAGCACGCGATTGCCTGCGGCGAGCGCCACCGCGCCGCCCGAACCGCCCTCGCCCAGGATTGACGCGACCAGCGGCACGCCCGCGTTGAGGCACGCCTCGGTCGAGCGGGCGATCGCCTCAGCCTGGCCGCGCTCCTCGGCCTCCATCCCCGGGAAGGCGCCCGAAGTGTCGACCAGCGTGATCACCGGGATGCCGAACTTGTCGGCGAGTTCGACCAGGCGGATCGCCTTGCGATAGCCCTCGGGCTTGCCCATGCCGAAATTGTGCTTGAGGCGGCTGGCGGTGTCGTCGCCCTTCTCGTGCCCGATCACCATCACGCGCCGCCCGCGGAACCGGCCGAGCCCGCCCTGGATCGCGGCGTCGTCGGCAAAGGCGCGATCGCCGCCCAATGGCATGAAATCGCTGATCAGCCGTGCGACATAATGTTTGAAGTGCGGGCGCTCGGGGTGCCGCGCGACCAAAGTCTTTTGCCACGGGGTCAGCCGCGAATACGCGTCGCGCAGGAACCTGTCCGACTTGGCCTGGAGCCTTGCGACTTCGCTGTCGATATCGACCTCGCCACCGGCCGCGGCTTCGCGCAGCTCGTCGATGCGGGCCTGAAGCTCGGCAATCGGCTTCTCGAATTCGAGGAAAGTAGCCATCGGCGCGGCCCTATGCCCCCTCTTTGCTCACGTCAACGCGCCCAGTGACTCGGGCCTTGATCTTGGGTTTGTCAGCAAGCGGGTGCCGCTCATTGACCAGCTGCACCAGCCGGGCGCTGTCGACATGGGTGTAGATCTCGGTGGTCGCGATATCGGCATGCCCCAGCATCGCCTGCAGCGCGCGCAGGTCCGCGCCGCCCTCGAGCAGGTGTGTGGCGAAGGCGTGGCGCAGCACATGCGGGCTGATCCGGTCGGCCGGGATCCCCGCCTCGGCGGCGAGCGCGCGGATCATCTGGTAGAGACGCACGCGGGAGAGATGACCCTTGCCCGACGGAAACAACCATTGCCGCTGCACGTCGACATGGCTGCGCCACGCCGCCACCGCGGCGCGCGCGCGATCCGACAGCGGCACCAGCCGCTCGCGCCCGCCCTTGCCCCGCAGGATGAGATAGGGCTTGTCCGGCTGCACCGCGTTGCGCGGCAGCGAGACCAGCTCGGTCGCCCGCAGCCCGGAGCCGTAGAGCAGCTCGACCAGCGCCAGCAGCCGGAGGTCGCGCGGATCCGGCGGCACGCGCTCGATCCGCGCCTGGATCGCCGCGAACAGCCGCTCGACATCGGCGGTGGACAGCGTCTTGGGCAAGCTCCGGCCGCTCCCCGGGCGCGGCAGGGCAGCGCCGGGATCGTCGGCGCGCAGCCCCTCATTGGCGAGGAAGGAAAAGAAACGGCGCAGGGCGGCGGACTTGCGCGCGACGGTCGCGCGCGACAAGTCGCGCCATTCGTGCGCGAGCTTCTCGATCCCGGAGCGATCGGCGGCGGCGAGCCCTCTTGCCAGCACCTCGGACGCGAGCCGCAGGTCGGTGCCATAGGCGGCGATCGTGTTGCGCGAGGCGCCCGCCTCCGCCGCCATCATCTCGAGGAAGCGCTCGATCAGCGCGCGGTCGTCGCCCGGGCTTGCGCCGGTCAAAGCCGCGTGATCGCCTCGACGGCGATCATCCGCGCATAATTGCCGAGCCCAACGCGGGTGAGCGCGCGGGTGATATGGTAGAGCGCCTCGGGCGAGACGCCGTCCCAGACCTGGGTCTGCATGCCCGCCGCAGCGAGCAGCACGACCGTGCCGGGCTCGCCGCGCTCCGCAGCCTCGCCGATCGCGCGCGTCCAGGCATTGGCGGCCTCGAACTTCACCCCCGCGCTACGCATCAGCTGCGCGCCATCTGCGTCGGACACGCGCCCCGCGCCCGCCATCGCCGCGGCGTAAAGTGCGCTGTTGGCGCCGCGATACGCCCCGGCGTCCCCCGCCGAAGCCGGGCGGCCGGACGGGTCGGCGAGCAGCAGCATCGCCCAGCCCTCGCTGCCGCGCGCGGCCACGCTGCGCCAGCGCAGCGCGGCACGATCGAACCCGGCGCTCAGCATCGATGCGATCAGCCGGTCAGCGTCATCGCGCAGCTCGGCATCAGGGTTTAGCCGCGCCGCCGCGCGCGCCGTCAGGATCAGGCGGCTATAGCGCGCGCCCACGCCTTGCGGTTCGTCCCACAGGCCACGCATCTGTTCGACGCGCTCGGCCGGAGTCGCGGCGGTGAACGCGGCGCGCAGGTCGCGCGCCACTGCCACCTCGGTGGTGGTCGCGTCTTCCTGCTCCTCGATCTCGCCATAGAGGTCGGTGAGCGCCTGGCTCGAAAACACCCCCTGGCTCGCCGCCGCTTCCGCCGCCGCGATCCGGTCGCGCCAGCCCAAGCCCGGGGCGGTCGCGCGCCAGTAATTCACCTGCGGCCCGACCGTGCCATAGAGCTCGGCCGGGACGTCGGTCGCCGACGCAACTGCGAGCCCCCAACGCCAGGCGCTCAGCTGGTCCACCGCGTCCCACTCGATCGTCACCGCGCGGCGGCCCGCCACGCCCATGCCGACCACCTTCTCGGCGAGCAGCAGGTCGATCGAATTGTTCATCCGGCGGCGCGCCGAGTCGATCAGCGGCCCGGCCTTGCTGGGATTGCCCTCGAGCCCGGCGCACATCGCCTCAGCGAAGCGCCAGTTGCGGTCGGGCGCGGTGCGCAATGCTGGCACCACCATCGGACACATGCCGCCCGGATCCGCGGTCGCCAGCATCGCCTGCATGCCGACCTGGAACAGCTTGGGCGTGTAATTCTCGATATCGACCGACTGGACCATCGCGCGCGCGGCCTCGGCCTCGCCCATGCGAATCAGCAGCCAGGCGCGCTCGGCGGCGAAGTCCGCGCCGTTGAGCCCGGCGGGCGTATCCACGCGCGACAGCAGTGCGCGGCGCAGCGCGATCGACAGCCAGCGCGACGCGACCGGCGCGTCGAGCCGCCGCATCAGCGCCTCAAGGAACCCGCCATCGGCGCGGCCGAAGGCATTGGCCGGCAGCCCGTCGCTCGCCGGCGAGGACGGGCCGACCTGCGCCAGCGAGCGCTTGGCGAAATCGGGCAGCTCGTAACGCTGGATCACCGCATAATCGATCTCGCCCGGCACGCCGGTCGGGGTCGCGCCGGGGGTGGGCAGCGGCAGCGGCGCGCCGGGCGCCGGACTCGCCGTGCTGGTCGTTGCCGGTGGCGGCGCAGGGCGCGGCGCGCCCGGCTGCACGGGGGCAGGCGCCGGAGCGGGTGCCGGCGCGGGCGCGGGAACGGGATCGTTGAAGCCCGGCGGCAGCAGCGATTCGGGCCGGTCCTGGCCCAGCGCGGGAATCCCCACGCCAGCCGCCAGCACCACGCCGAGCGCGGTCAGCGCAACGCTAGTTCGCGAGATTTTCAAGCGGCACGGCCTTTTCGACGGTCACCGGCTGCTTCTCGGTATCGCGCCCGGCAAGGAAGAACAGGCCGCCGATCAACAGCACGGCAACCACGATGATGATAACGAGCGAACGGGACATCGACCCCCTCAAAAACCGGGATATCAGTACAGGCGATCAGGCCTTTTGCCCGAGCGCGGCCCTCGCTGTATAGCCCCCGCGACCATGCTGCAAACCCGTCCCGCCGATCCTCTGCCTCCGCCCCGTCCGATCGTGCTCATCGGGCTGATGGGCGTGGGCAAGACCACGGTGGGCCGCCGCCTCGCCCAGCGGCTGCATCTGCCCTTCGTCGATGCCGACAACGAGATCGAGGCGGCGGCGGGCATGACCGTCGCCGAGATTTTCGAGCGCTTCGGCGAAGACCATTTCCGCGACGGCGAGCGGCGGGTGATCGCGCGGCTGATCGACGGTACGCCCAAAGTCATCGCCACCGGCGGCGGCGCCTTCCTCAATGCCGAGACGCGCGCGCTGATCCTTGACCAGTCGACCGCGATCTGGCTGGACGCGCCGCCCTATGTCCTGGCCGAGCGCGTGTCCAAGCGCGACCATCGCCCGCTGCTTCGTGGAAAGGATCCCTTGAAAGTGCTCACCGAACTCGCCGCCGTCCGCAACCCGGTCTATGCGCTTGCGCCGATCCATGTGGTGAGCAAGTCCGCGCCGCACGACGCGACGGTCAACGCGATCCTCGAGGCGCTTCGCCAATGAGGGTCGTCCCGGTCGCGCTCGGCGCGCGCAGCTATGAGGTGCGCATCGCGAGCGGGCTGCTCGATCGCGCCGCCGAGCAGCTCGCGCCGCTCGCGCACAAGCGGTCGCTCGCGATCGTCACCGACGCCAATGTCGCGCCGCATGCGCAGCGCCTCGCCGCCGCGCTGGCAGCCGCGGACCTTGCCAGCGAGACCATCGTCCTGCCCGCGGGCGAGGGCACCAAGAGCTGGGCCCAGCTCGAAGCTTTGCTCGACCGGCTGCTCGATCTTGGCATCGAGCGCGGCGACCATGTCATCGCGCTCGGCGGGGGGGTGATCGGTGACCTGACCGGCTTCGCCTCGGCGATCCTCAAGCGCGGCTGTAACTTCGTACAGATCCCGACCACGCTGCTCGCGCAGGTCGACAGCTCGGTCGGCGGCAAGACCGCGATCAACAGCCGCGCCGGCAAGAACCTGGTCGGCGCCTTCCACCAGCCGGCTTTGGTGCTGATCGACCCGGACCTGCTCGACACGCTTCCTCTGCGCGAGCAGCGCGCCGGCTATGCCGAGGTCGTCAAATACGGCCTGATCGACGACGCCGACTTCTTCGCCTGGTGCGAGGGCAATGGCGCGGCGCTGCTGGCGGGCGACGCCGACGCACGCGCCTTCGCCATCGCCCATTCGGTCGGCGCCAAGGCACGGATCGTGGGCGAGGACGAGCGCGAGACCACCGGCACCCGCGCGCTGCTCAACCTCGGTCACACCTTCGGCCACGCGCTGGAGGCCGAGACCGGCTTCTCCGACAGGCTGCTGCACGGCGAGGGCGTCGCGGCGGGCATGGCCCTCGCGTTCGCCTTCTCGGCGCGCCAGGGCCTGTGTCCGGAGACCGATGCGCAGCGTGTCGCGGCGCACCTCAAGGCAAGCGGCTTGCCCCACGACCTCGCCAGCGCCGGCATCACCGCAAGCGGCGCGCGGCTGGTCGAGCATATGCTCCACGACAAGAAGATGGACGCGGGCACCCTGCCCTTCCTGCTCACGCGCGGGATCGGCGCGACCTATCTCGACAAGCATGTCGACCTGGCCGACGTCGCGGCGTTCCTGGACGAGCTGCCGCGCTAGCCGGAATCGCTTGGGGCGGAAGGCATCAACCTCCCGCCCCCGGTCCCCTCCGCTCGGGAGGCGAGTTCTAAGCTTCGAGCTGGCGCATCAGGCTACGCACCGCGCCGTCGATCTCGCTGTCGATGCCGCGCAATTCCTCGATGCGGCGGACGGCATGGATTACCGTGGAATGATCTCGATTGCCGAACTTGCGGCCGATCTCGGGCAGCGAGCGGGTGGTGAGGCGCTTGGCGAGGTACATCGCGATCTGGCGCGGACGCGCGATCGCCACCGCGCGGCGCTGCGACACGAGGTCGAGCTGCTTGACGTCGAAGTGCGACGACACCGCCTTCTGGATCTCGTCGATCGTGATGCGGCGCTGGCTGCCGCGCAGCGCCTCGCCCAGCACGCTCTCGGCGAACTCGATCGTCACCGTCTCGCTGTTGAGCTGGGCATAGGCGACGAGGCGGTTGAGCGCGCCTTCCAGCTCACGCACGCTGCTGCTGATCCGCGCGGCGAGCAGATCGAGCACGTCGGCGGGCACCGCTGCGCCCGGCATGTCCTCGAGCTTGCGGTCGAGGATCGCGCGGCGCAGGCCCAATTCGGCGGGCTTGATGTCCGCCGCGAGCCCGGCACCGAGCCGCGAAGCGAGCCGCGCCTCGATCCCCTCGAGCGCCAGCGGGCTGCGGTCGGCGGCGATGACCAGCCTTTTCCCCTCGCGCATGAACTCGTCGACGGTGTGGAAGAACTCTTCCTGAGTCGATTCCTTGCCGGCGATGAACTGGAGATCGTCGATCATCAGCAGGTCGACGCCGCGCAGCCGTGCCTTGAACGCGAACGTGTCCTTCTCGCGCACCGCGCGGACGAACTCGAACATGAAGCGCTCGGCGGGCATGTAGATCGCGCTCGCCTCCGGGCACGCCTCGAGAAAGGCGTGGCCGATCGCGTGCATCAGGTGAGTCTTGCCCTGTCCGGTCGAGCTGTGGAGGTAAAGCGGGCTGAAGCGCGGTTTGCCGCGCTCGGCCAGCGCTTTGGCGGCGTTGAACGCGACTCGATTCGACGCATCGACCACGAACCGGTCGAAGGTGAAGCGCGAATCGAAGCGCGGGCGCTCGGCGGAGGCAGCGGGCTTGATCGCCGGGCTCGCGGCAGTCGGCGTGGCGGCGGCCGGCGATTCGGTCTCGGGTGCGAGCTCGCGGCTGTCGCGCGCCAGCGTCTCGATCGACACGGTGCGCACATTGGCCAGCAGCGCGCGGAATTCCATCAGCAGCCGCTCGGCATAATGGCCCTTCACCCAGTTGGTCATGAAGGGCGAAGGCAGGCCGAGCCGGATCGTCTCCGCATCGTCGCTGTCGATCAGGACGATGGGCTTCAGCCACTGGTCGAACAGCCGCTGGCCTGCGGAAAGCCGCAAATTGCCGCGCACGCGTGTCCAGGCCTTGGCTTGATCCATCCTTCACGCCCCTCTCTTTCGGCCCGCGCGCAGCGGGCAAATCCTCCCGATGCGGAAAGCGCCCCCTTCCGCACGCTGATTTCGCTCAGGCAAAAGATCGCCGCAGCCGGAATCGCATCCGCACTGGCCCGTGACCTTCGCTGAATCCGCGCGCGAGAACGTCGCGGCGGAAGATCGTTTTAGGGACCATTTTTCGAGTCGATCAAGAGGGCGGCGTGTAAAGAATCTGAAATAAGTAGGCTTGACTCGCGTCCTGCCCGGAAATCCGCGATTCAGCGATCAAACAGCTGAAATCGCTAGCCAAATCTCGAACGTTACAAACGCGTGACGACGCGACTCGCGCGATTCTGCGGCTTACGTGGGTTCGTGTCCGCCAAGCGCTTGAACACGCACGAAAAACCCCGCCGGAGCATTCCGGCGGGGTGTCTAAATCGCTGAAATCGCGTGGGTCAGGCGAGCGCGGCGATGCGCTTCGTCAGGCGCGAAAACTTCCGCGACGCGGTGTTCTTGTGCAGCACGCCCTTGGCCACGCCGCGCGCCAGTTCCGGCTGCATCGCCTTCAGCGCCGACTCGGCCGCCGACTTGTCGCCCGACTCGAGCGCGCTCTCGACCTTCTTGACGAAGGTGCGGATGCGGCTGACGCGCGCGCCGTTGACTTCGGCGCGGGCGGCGTTGCGGCGGATGCGCTTCTTGGCTTGCGGCGTGTTCGCCATGTAGTTTCGTTCCTGTTTTCGATGCGAAAAGAGGCGCGGAACCAGTGTCCCCGCCTCGGGAAAGCGCGCGCCTTAGCGAGGACGTGCGATTCGGTCAACCTTTGCGCGAGCTTGAAGCGATGGGTCTGTTCCTTCAATCCTCCCCGCCAGGGGAGGGTTGAATGTCACAAGCTCATTTCTGGCACGTCGGGCACCAGAAGGTCGATCGCCCACCCTCGGTGTAGCGCGCCACCGTGCCGCCGCATTCGCAAGGCTCGCCCTCGCGGCCATAGACCTTGAACTGCTTGGAGAAATAGCCGAGCTCGCCATCGGGCCGGGCATAGTCGCGCAAGCTCGACCCGCCAGCCTCGATCGCGGCGTCGAGCACCTCATGCACCGCCGAAACCAGCCGGGCCAACCGCGGCTTCGAGAGCGATCCACCCGCCCGCTTCGGCGAAATCCTTGATTCGTACAGCGCCTCGCAGACATAAATATTACCCAGCCCCGCGACGATGCGCTGGTCGAGCAGCAGCAGCTTGATCGACGCCGTCCGCCCGGCGAGCACGGCCTTGAGATGATCCGCGGTGAACTGCGGGCCGAGCGGCTCGGGGCCGAGCGCCTTGAAGGCGGGCCAGTCGCCGACCCCGGCGGTCGGCACCAGATCGACCGAGCCGAAACGCCGCGGATCGTTGAGCGCGATCACCCGCCCTTCCTCGGTCTCGAGGATCAGATGGTCATGGGGCAGCAGCTCCGACGGATCGACTCGCCAGCGCCCGGACATGCCGAGGTGGAAAATCATCGTGTCGCCGCGATCGGTGTCGATCAGCCCGTATTTGGCGCGGCGGCCGAGCGCGGTGACGGTGGCGCCGGTCAGCCGCTGGCCCAGATCCTCCGGCATCGGCCGGCGCAGATCGGGCCGGCGCAGCTGCACGCGCCGGATGCGCCGCCCCTCCAGCACGGGGGCGAGACCGCGCACGGTCGTCTCGACTTCGGGAAGCTCGGGCATCGTGATCCTTGATTTTCCCGGGTGCTATGTTGCGTTTGCTCCGTCCACAAGCCTTGGCTAGAGCCGCGCGCATGACCGACACCGTCTCCTTCGGCTACGAAGATGTCGCCCCCGACGAGAAGACCCGCCGCGTCGGCGGGGTCTTCTCCAGCGTCGCCTCCAGCTACGACCTGATGAACGACGCGATGTCGGGCGGGCTGCACCGCGTGTGGAAGGACGTGTTCGTCCGCCGCGTGAAGCCGCGCGAGGGCGAGACGATCCTCGACATGGCCGGCGGCACCGGCGACATCGCCTTCCGCATGGCCGAATCGGGCGCGGCGATCACCGTCGCCGACATCAATCCCGACATGCTCGCCGTCGGCATCGACCGCGCGGCGAAACGCGGCATCGACGGCCTCGTGTGGACCGAAGCGAATGCGGAAACCCTGCAGTTCCCCGACCGCTTCTTCGACGCCTACACCATCGCCTTCGGCATCCGGAACGTGACCGACATCCCCAGGGCGCTGCGCGAGGCGCATCGCGTTCTCCGCCGCGGCGGCCGGTTCTTCGTGCTCGAATTCTCGACCACCGTCTGGCCGGGCTTTGCGGACGTGTACGATGCCTATTCGCACCATGTCGTGCCCAAGCTCGGCAAGCTGCTCGCCAATGACGAGGACAGCTATCGCTACCTGATCGAATCGATCCGCCGCTTTCCCGACATGCCGACCTTCAAGCGCATGATCGAAGAGGCCGGCTTCGTGCAGGCCCGGGTCGAGCCGATGCTGGGCGGCCTGGTGGCTATTCACAGCGGCTGGAAGATTTGACCGCGCCTGCCATCCATCTCTTCCGCCTTCTCAAATGGGGCCGGATCCTCGCGCGCCACGGGGCGCTGCGCGGGATCGAGCGCGATCGCAACACGCCGCGCCCGGTGCGCCGCCTCG is a window from the Sphingomonas sp. BT-65 genome containing:
- a CDS encoding tyrosine recombinase, with protein sequence MTGASPGDDRALIERFLEMMAAEAGASRNTIAAYGTDLRLASEVLARGLAAADRSGIEKLAHEWRDLSRATVARKSAALRRFFSFLANEGLRADDPGAALPRPGSGRSLPKTLSTADVERLFAAIQARIERVPPDPRDLRLLALVELLYGSGLRATELVSLPRNAVQPDKPYLILRGKGGRERLVPLSDRARAAVAAWRSHVDVQRQWLFPSGKGHLSRVRLYQMIRALAAEAGIPADRISPHVLRHAFATHLLEGGADLRALQAMLGHADIATTEIYTHVDSARLVQLVNERHPLADKPKIKARVTGRVDVSKEGA
- a CDS encoding shikimate kinase, translating into MLQTRPADPLPPPRPIVLIGLMGVGKTTVGRRLAQRLHLPFVDADNEIEAAAGMTVAEIFERFGEDHFRDGERRVIARLIDGTPKVIATGGGAFLNAETRALILDQSTAIWLDAPPYVLAERVSKRDHRPLLRGKDPLKVLTELAAVRNPVYALAPIHVVSKSAPHDATVNAILEALRQ
- the aroB gene encoding 3-dehydroquinate synthase; this encodes MRVVPVALGARSYEVRIASGLLDRAAEQLAPLAHKRSLAIVTDANVAPHAQRLAAALAAADLASETIVLPAGEGTKSWAQLEALLDRLLDLGIERGDHVIALGGGVIGDLTGFASAILKRGCNFVQIPTTLLAQVDSSVGGKTAINSRAGKNLVGAFHQPALVLIDPDLLDTLPLREQRAGYAEVVKYGLIDDADFFAWCEGNGAALLAGDADARAFAIAHSVGAKARIVGEDERETTGTRALLNLGHTFGHALEAETGFSDRLLHGEGVAAGMALAFAFSARQGLCPETDAQRVAAHLKASGLPHDLASAGITASGARLVEHMLHDKKMDAGTLPFLLTRGIGATYLDKHVDLADVAAFLDELPR
- the dnaA gene encoding chromosomal replication initiator protein DnaA; its protein translation is MDQAKAWTRVRGNLRLSAGQRLFDQWLKPIVLIDSDDAETIRLGLPSPFMTNWVKGHYAERLLMEFRALLANVRTVSIETLARDSRELAPETESPAAATPTAASPAIKPAASAERPRFDSRFTFDRFVVDASNRVAFNAAKALAERGKPRFSPLYLHSSTGQGKTHLMHAIGHAFLEACPEASAIYMPAERFMFEFVRAVREKDTFAFKARLRGVDLLMIDDLQFIAGKESTQEEFFHTVDEFMREGKRLVIAADRSPLALEGIEARLASRLGAGLAADIKPAELGLRRAILDRKLEDMPGAAVPADVLDLLAARISSSVRELEGALNRLVAYAQLNSETVTIEFAESVLGEALRGSQRRITIDEIQKAVSSHFDVKQLDLVSQRRAVAIARPRQIAMYLAKRLTTRSLPEIGRKFGNRDHSTVIHAVRRIEELRGIDSEIDGAVRSLMRQLEA
- the rpsT gene encoding 30S ribosomal protein S20 — encoded protein: MANTPQAKKRIRRNAARAEVNGARVSRIRTFVKKVESALESGDKSAAESALKAMQPELARGVAKGVLHKNTASRKFSRLTKRIAALA
- the mutM gene encoding bifunctional DNA-formamidopyrimidine glycosylase/DNA-(apurinic or apyrimidinic site) lyase — its product is MPELPEVETTVRGLAPVLEGRRIRRVQLRRPDLRRPMPEDLGQRLTGATVTALGRRAKYGLIDTDRGDTMIFHLGMSGRWRVDPSELLPHDHLILETEEGRVIALNDPRRFGSVDLVPTAGVGDWPAFKALGPEPLGPQFTADHLKAVLAGRTASIKLLLLDQRIVAGLGNIYVCEALYESRISPKRAGGSLSKPRLARLVSAVHEVLDAAIEAGGSSLRDYARPDGELGYFSKQFKVYGREGEPCECGGTVARYTEGGRSTFWCPTCQK